A part of Vanessa tameamea isolate UH-Manoa-2023 chromosome 20, ilVanTame1 primary haplotype, whole genome shotgun sequence genomic DNA contains:
- the Kra gene encoding protein krasavietz — protein sequence MSQKVEKPVLSGQRIKTRKRDEKEKYDPNGFRDALVCGLERAGGDLDAAYKFLDAAGSKLDYRRYGEVIFDVLIAGGLLLPGGSVSMDGESPKTNTCIFNASEDMETMRNFEQVFVKLMRRYKYLEKMFEEEMKKVLVYLKGFEPLQRIKLARMTALWIGNGCVPPSVLLVLVNEHLLKDNLALEFVLEVFSTVKQERGVTSLVTALKKGQLEGRLLEFLPLNRRSEEVLASSFASRGLAELLRLHRAQASQEARRELTQALLEQLADERPVRDLIAELRDMAQRHAIPDHEVVAIIWQCVMSRGEWNKKEELLAEQAAKHLRNYTPLLAAFAQSAKAEIALLTKVQEYCYENMSFMRAFSKLVLMLYKTNVLSEEVILKWYREPNSSKGKMMFLDQMKKFVEWLQSAEEESESGEEED from the exons ATGAGTCAGAAGGTAGAAAAACCAGTATTATCGGGTCAACGGATCAAGACCAGAAAAAGAG ATGAGAAAGAGAAGTACGATCCGAACGGTTTCCGCGACGCTCTGGTGTGCGGGCTGGAGCGCGCGGGCGGCGACCTGGACGCGGCGTACAAGTTCCTAGACGCTGCCGGCTCCAAGCTCGACTATCGCCGCTATGGCGAGGTCATATTCGACGTGCTTATCGCCGGGGGGCTGCTGC TTCCCGGCGGCTCCGTGTCGATGGACGGGGAAAGCCCTAAGACCAACACATGTATCTTCAATGCCAGCGAAGATATGGAGACGATGCGCAACTTCGAACAg GTATTCGTGAAGTTAATGCGTCGCTACAAATATCTAGAAAAGATGTTTGAAGAGGAAATGAAAAAG GTTCTAGTGTACCTGAAAGGCTTTGAACCATTACAACGCATCAAATTGGCGCGGATGACTGCACTATGGATTG GTAACGGCTGCGTGCCGCCGTCGGTGCTGCTGGTGTTGGTGAACGAGCACCTGCTAAAGGACAACCTGGCGCTGGAGTTCGTCCTGGAGGTGTTCTCCACCGTCAAACAGGAGCGTGGCGTCACCTCGCTCGTCACCGCGCTCAAGAAGGGGCAGCTGGAGGGCAG ACTGCTAGAGTTCCTTCCGCTGAACCGTCGCAGCGAAGAAGTGCTGGCGTCCTCCTTCGCCTCCCGCGGCCTCGCTGAACTATTGCGGCTGCATCGCGCGCAAGCCTCGCAG GAGGCGCGTCGCGAGCTGACGCAGGCGCTGCTGGAGCAGCTGGCGGACGAGCGGCCCGTGCGCGACCTCATCGCCGAGCTGCGCGACATGGCGCAGCGACACGCCATCCCCGACCACGAGGTCGTCGCCATC ATTTGGCAATGCGTAATGTCTCGTGGCGAGTGGAACAAAAAGGAAGAATTATTGGCCGAGCAAGCGGCGAAGCACTTGCGCAATTATACGCCACTGTTGGCCGCGTTCGCTCAGTCCGCCAAGGCTGAGATCGCGTTATTAACAAAG GTCCAAGAGTACTGCTATGAGAATATGAGCTTCATGCGGGCATTCAGCAAGCTGGTGCTGATGCTGTACAAGACCAACGTGTTATCCGAGGAGGTGATTCTCAAGTGGTACCGTGAGCCCAACTCCAGCAAGGGCAAGATGATGTTCCTCGATCAGATGAAGAAGTTCGTTGAGTGGCTTCAGAGTGCTGAGGAGG AATCTGAGAGTGGCGAAGAAGAAGATTAG